One part of the Glycine max cultivar Williams 82 chromosome 14, Glycine_max_v4.0, whole genome shotgun sequence genome encodes these proteins:
- the LOC102659870 gene encoding uncharacterized protein has product MGKHSTQFSALNYIDLALDLDAIFFIGQKCLESPLQLCVCCSMKVNADLDMELNPQAQPWPYQPKSLNRMFRNVLLIFILWCARHRRLCDYGRKGSSTRSCIYHIKGLACCNKLCNQGYQRAWGLGENIWFRTNVIKA; this is encoded by the exons ATGGGAAAACATAGCACACAATTCTCTGCCCTCAACTACATCGACCTTGCACTTGATTTggatgctattttttttatcggccAGAAATGCTTGGAGAGCCCATTGCAACTCTGTGTTTGCTGCTCTATGAAG GTGAATGCAGACCTTGACATGGAACTAAATCCCCAAGCACAACCATGGCCATATCAACCGAAGAGCCTTAATAGAATGTTTAGAAATG TTTTGCTTATTTTCATCCTCTGGTGTGCTCGGCATAGGAGATTATGTGACTACGGAAGGAAGGGTAGTAGTACGAGATCATGTATCTATCATATCAAAG GTTTGGCTTGCTGCAACAAGTTGTGTaaccaaggatatcaaagagctTGGGGTTTAGGAGAAAATATCTGGTTCAG GACTAATGTCATCAAGGCCTGA